In Caulobacter segnis ATCC 21756, the sequence CCGCACGCCGTCGGCCTTCGACTACCGTGAAGACTTCTCCGGCTCGATCACCGCTTCGGGCCGCGTCGAGAGCCGCGCGCGCGACTATGGCGACCAAGGCTTGGGTGGCGGCCTGTCGGCGGAGCTCGCCAGGAAGTTCGGCCCCGAACAGAGCTTCGGCGTCTACGCCAGCGCGTTCTACGACAAGCGCAACTTCGCCAACAGCGAGATGGCCGGTGTCATGGCCGCGCAGAACGACGGCGGCTGGAGCTATCTGGTCCGCAACGCCGCGGGCGTCAGCTATCCGGGCCTGGATCCCGAAAAGAACGTCACCCAGACGGGCGTGAACTTCGGCGTCTCGAACGGTTATACCGAACGCTGGGGCGGCAATTTCACGCTGAACTGGCGCCCGGACGCCACGCTGGAGGCCTATCTGCGTGGCTCCTACGCCTACGCCAAGACCCAGCAGAACTCGACGCTCAGCCAGTTCGTCAGCACCAGCAAGAGCTACAAGGAAGCCGTCGCCGGCAGCGGTCGCTACGCCCTCAGCGTCGACCAGATCTCGACCCGTGTCTGGTACGAGACCAACCCGGAAGAGGCCGATCTCGCGACCCTGCAAGCCGGGCTCGACAAGACGCTGGGCGCCTGGACGCTGTCGCCGCAGGTTTTCTTCAGTGAAGGGAACAACGACCGCCCGAACCACATCGAAGCCTCGGTGCGGATCAATCAGAGCGACAAGTACAACAACGGCTCCAACCGTCCCCTGGGCGGCCTGTCGATCGGCTACGCCGACAACCTGCCCTACCCGCTGTTCACCAGCACGATCTACGACGACCTGAACAACGCCAACACCGCCCTGCTGGCGCGGCGCGCGGGCCAGCTTACCGAGCAGTACAGCGGCCAGCAGAAGTACGGCTTCAAGTTCGACGCCAAGCGCGTGTTCGAAGGCGGCGCGCTGCAGTGGGTCAAGCTGGGCGGCAAATATGTCGATAGCCACCGGCGCGTGACCAACCGCGACTGGACCAACGACCACTTCGCCAATCTGATCGGCCAAGGCGGCCTGACCTGGCAGAGCCTGGGCATCGCCACTAGCTACTATGACGCTGTTTTCCCGGGCAAGTACACGTGGCGCGCGCCCAAGGTGAACCAGGACAAGCTGCTGGAGTACTTCTACAAGTACAAGACCGCCGCCTCCTTCGACACCTGCGGCTCCAACGAAGTCAACAACTACAACTGCAACACCCAGAAGGGCGACGAGGCCGTGGCCTCGGTCTACGCCGTGGCCGACTACCAGTTCGGCGACGTCGAGGTCTCGCCCGGCATCCGCTACGAGCACACCAAGATCGATAACCTCTATTGGGCGATCCCGACCACCAGCACGGGCCAGCAGACGGGGGCCTGGGCCACCAGCAGCACCGAATACAACGAGGTGCTGCCCAGCGTGTTCGTGACCTGGCGCCCCAGCGACGCGGCGGTCTATCGCGGCTCGGTCTGGACCTCCTATACGCGCCCGGCCTTCATCCAGCTGGCCGGCGGCGAGCGCCGCTCGATCAGCGATGACGGCAGCGTCTCGATCACGCGCGGCAATCCCGACCTGAAGCCGATCAAGGCGATCAACTTCGACCTGTCGGGCGAATGGAGCAACACCAAGGGCGGCTACGCCATGATCGGCGGCTTCTACAAGCGCCTGTCGGACTACATGTACGACAACGGCTCCAGCTCGGTGAACACCGACACCTACGCCGAGGGCAAGACCACGATCAGCCAGCCCAACAACGGCGGCGACGGCGACGTCTATGGCGTGGAGCTGCAACTGCGCCAGAAGTTCTCGGACTTGCCCGGCCTGCTGAGCGGCCTTGGCGCCGGCTTCAACGTCACGCGCCAGTGGACCAGCGTCGACCTGGGCGACGGCGTCGACAACCGCATCCAGAACGCGCCCGACTGGCTGGCCAACGCCCAGCTATTCTACCAGAAGGGCGGCTTTAGCTTCGACGTGATGTACCGCTACACGGGCGCCTACGTGGCCGGCTACGACGTGCTGGACCAGCCCGGCGAGTGGGACAATCTCTGGGTCCGCCCGATGCGTCGCGTCGACCTGCACGTCGGCTACGCGTTCGACAACGGCTTCAAGCTCGACCTGTCGGTCTCCAACTTGCTGAAGAACTACAGCTACTGGTCACACATCGGCAAAAACAGCTTGGCCCTATCGGACGTCGTCGACTCCGGCCGGACCACGCTTCTGACGCTCAAGAAGAGCTTCTGACGGCGCCACGATCCCCGGCGCGACGAAGACGCGATGCGCTCCTCCCGCGAGGAGCGCATCGCCGCATTTGGACCAGAACCCACGGAAAATTGCCCATGCTCGGCCTTCGCTCCCGCCACCTGACGGCGCAAGCGCTGCTCACCTGCGCGGTCCTGGCCTGCGCCAGCAGCGGCCAGGCCGCCTCTCCACGCGTGGAGCGCGTCGTCATGATCATGCGCCACGGCGTGCGCGCGCCGATCGTCGGGGAGGCGCCGCTGGACACCAAGACTGGCGCGCCCTGGCCGACTTGGCCGGTTCCGCCCGAACATCTGACGACGCGGGGCGCCAAGGCGCTCGAGATCCTGGGGCGTTCAGACCGCCGCTGGCTGGCCGGCCTGGGGGTCCTGCCCGCGCGCGGATGCCCCGCCGAGGGCAAAGTGCGGATCTGGACCAACACCGCCCAGCGCACGATCGCCAGCGGCGAAGCCTTCGGCCGGGGCCTGACGCCCGGATGTGGGACCCCCGTCGGCCATCGCCCGCAAGGCGACGTCGATCCGTTGTTCGAGCCTCTGCGCGCGGGCGTCGCCCCGTTCGATCCGACAGCCGCCATCGCCTCGATCCAGGCCTATACGGGCGGCGTCGATCGCCTGGCCGCTCGCCTCAAGCCGGCGCTCGACGAACTGGACCGAGTGCTGGACTGCGGCCCGGCCAAGGCCTGTTCGCCACGCCGTGTCTCCGGCGTCACGCCGTCGGCGGACGGGCGCGGAATCGACCTGACCGGCCCCCTCCGCGACGCTTCCGGCACGGCGCAGGTGTTGCTCCTGCAATATGTTGAAGGGCTCTCGCCCGGCCCAAAAAGCTGGCGCGCCGTCAAGCCCAGCGCCTTGAAGCGCCTCGGCGCGCTGCACGCCGCGCTGTTCGATGTCTTCACGCGCCCGCCTTACATGACGGCGCGCCAGGCCGGACCGCTGAGTCACCGCGTGCTGGAGGTCTTCGACGAGCCAGGAGCCGGCGTCGACGTTTTCATGGGCCACGACACCAACGTCACAGCCATGGCGGCGGCGCTGGGCGTCCCCCTCGACGCGCCTAGCTACGCCACGGGCGACGTTCCGCCCGGCGGCGCGCTCATCTTCATGAGCCTCGTGGACGACACGGGAAACCGATCGGTCCGCGTCTACTACCAGACGCAGTCGCCAAAGACGCTGAGGCGACTGGGAGCGCGCGTTTCGAGGCCCGCGATCGCCGTACCAGGCCATGAACGCGACTCTATCCCGTTGGAAGAATTCCGCCGCCGTCTCGCTGCCGGCGCACCATCGATGATGCCGATTAAGTAATTGATATCGTTGAGGCGACGGATGCACATCCGGCGAATGCGGTGCTATATTACCGCTACTCCCACTCGATCATCAACGAGCCGGTTAAATATTTGATTTTAAATCACTTTCTAGGATGCGTTAGGCGACGTTACCGTCAAAAGTACCGTCACAACGCGCTCCACTTAACCCATTGTTTTTATTGAATAAAGAAATCGCTCAAAAAACCGTGATTTTCGCCCATTTTGGCGCGAATTGACCTTTGAGACTGAGGCGCACGCAGACAATACCGTCAGCTTGACCATAGGCCTAGATTAGCGGCCATTGCAGCGCGCCCACGCCGTCTGGCGGGCTGGATTTTCACCGTAACACCAGCCGAGTTCATCGATCTTGCCAGCGATCGTCTCGCGATCATCGCAGGCCAGCGCTGTCGACGGATCATCACCCGAGCCACCGCGGCAACGATCGTTTTGCGCATACCATCGGCGGATCAAGGCCGCGACCGGCGGCGGCGCTCCCTCGACGGCGTTGGAACTGGTCGCGACGCTCGCCGCGACCGGGACCTCCGGCTCCGGCTCCGGAGACTGCGCAACCTGCGGCTCCGCGGGTTGAGGCGGCTCAGAGGCCGGCGCGGCTGAAGGCGTCGCGCCCTCCTCCGTGGAAAGCACGTCCTTGGGCAATTCGATGCGCGTCACCGTCCAATGGAAAAGACCCTTGCGGCGCAGGATGAGATTGATCTTCGACGCTTTGTCATGTCCCGCCGGCGCGCTGACCCGGAAGCGATCGAGCGTCATGTAGCCCGCGTCCTTAGGCAGCCCGAAAACCGGTCCGCGATCGGCCTCCTTTTCCGGCGCCAGGAGACGCGTCAAACCCTCCGGAGTGACGAGCGCATCAACGGCCTTGTCGGCCATCATCGGAACCAGCGCCAAGCCCAAGCCCGCGAACGGGTTCGATTGCAGCTCAGGATCACTCTGGAATTTGGCCACGAAGCTGGCGGTGATCTCGGCCTTCAGGTGCTCGCGCACGGCCGGAAAGTCCACGCGCTCTTCCAGGCCATCCTTGTCGCCGGCTCTCAGCGCGTTGACGAGGCCGACAAGCGCCACATAGGGCGAGGCGAAGTAAGCGCCAATGGCGATCAAGACCGCTAAGGCAATCGTGGCCGCGACGAACTTCCCCCCATGGCGCATCGTTTGACCTCCCCAACCCCATATCCCGTCAGGCTAGACGCCCCAGGCGGCGCGAGTCCATATGAACTCCAGCTGTCTCGGCGTCGCCTCCAGAGGGCCGGCAAAAGCGGTTCTCGTGCAGATCCCTCACCGTCGAGCCTGGATGACCCCTTCCAGCTTGGTGGCGAGCGCGACTGTATTGGAGATGGTGCCGTACTTGCGCACGTTCTTATGAAGCAGCTCCAGCCGCTGGTCGCTCTCATCGGTGTCGACGATCAGAACGTAGTCCACCGAAACGATCAGTGGCGGGCTGTCCTGGCGCACGGCGTGCAGCCGCACCTCGACCCCGCGAAGATCGAAGTCGAGCATGGGCGTGACCCGCTCGATGCCCTTGATCATGCAGGCGGCGATCGCGGCGAGAAAGAGTTCGGCGGGATTGAAGGCGTCCTGGCGACCCGCCAGATCGGTGTCGAGCACCACCTCGGCCGCCTTGGCTTCCGCCACGGAGCCGTGCTGATCCACGCGTCGGGCCGTAACGCGATACTCAAGCATGGGCGTCCTCCTCGTTTGCGCGGAGACTAGCCCCGCGCCGAACCACGTCCATGATCGAGCGCAAAACGCGCCCTCCCCGCTCCTGGGTCGCCTTTAGGGCCGCGCCGACAGGTCGACGACCTCGCCATCTTCCTTGGTGAAACTGTCGGGGTGACGATCGAGGAGATCGAACACCACCTCCGACGGCCGGCAGAGCTTGACGCCGCGCGGCGTGACCACCAGCGGACGGTTGACCAGGATCGGGTGAGCGATCATGGCCTCGAGGATCTTCGCCTCGCTGACGCCCTCGGCCGTCAATCCAAGCTCTTCGGCCGGCGTGCCGCGCGTGCGCATGAGCTGGTGGAACGACAGGCCCGCCTCCTTGGCGAGGTCTTGCAGCTGATCGTGGGTCCAGCCGGTCCGCAGGTATTCGATGACCTTAGGCTCGTAGCCGGCGGCGCGGATCATCGCCAGGACGTTACGCGACGTGCCGCAGTTGGGGTTGTGGTAGATCACCACCGGGAAATCAGAGTCGCTCACGGGTCACGGTCCTACGCTTTGAAGGGGGTGTCGCCGCGCGCGGCGGCGACCTTGCGCACGGCCTGGCCGCGCTCGTACCAGGGCTTGGAGGCGTTCACGATCGCCACGATCGAGAGCATCACCGGCACCTCGATCAGCACGCCGACCACCGTCGCCAGCGCCGCGCCCGACTGGAAGCCAAAGAGACTGATGGCGGCGGCGACCGCCAGTTCGAAGAAGTTGCTGGCCCCGATCAGGGCCGAAGGCCCGGCCACGCAATGGGCCTCGCCGCTCAAGCGGTTGAGCAGATAAGCCAGGCCTGAATTGACATAGACCTGGATCAGGATCGGCACGGCCAGCAGGGCAATGACCAGCGGCTGCTTGAGGATCTGCTCGCCCTGGAAGCCAAACAGCATGACCAGGGTCGCCAGCAGCGCCACGATCGACAGCGGCTGCATCACCGCCATGAAGCGACTTAAGGCCGCCTCGCCCTTGGCCAGCAGCGCCTTGCGGATCAACTGCGCGGCCAGGACCGGCACGATGATGTAGAGCCCGACCGATAGGGTCAGGGTCGACCAAGGCACCGTGATCGCCGAGAGCCCGAGCAGCAGGCCGACGATCGGCGCGAAGGCCACGACCATGATGCTGTCGTTCAGCGCCACTTGGCTGAGGGTGAAGTTCGGCTCGCCCTTGGTCAGGTTGCTCCAGACAAAGACCATGGCCGTGCAGGGCGCGGCGGCCAGCAGGATCAGGCCGGCGATGTAGCTGTCGATCTGGTCGGCCGGCAGATAGGGCCTAAAGAGCTGGCTGATGAAGATCCAGCCCAGCAACGCCATCCCGAACGGCTTAACCAGCCAGTTGATCAGCAGGGTCACCGAGATCCCGCGCCAATGGCGGGCGACCTGGCCCAGGGCCGCGAAGTCGACCTTGATCAGCATCGGGATGATCATCAGCCAGATCAGGGCCGCCATCGG encodes:
- a CDS encoding TonB-dependent receptor, coding for MEEWNGEDAKRRRGQTGKSIKAALLAGVFGLAWASGAHAETAAPPAEPSDTIDSLVIVAKRNDAAKTQMRAANAIAVLSAEDLEHTAVHNVAEALGMMPSVNVMNTGSSFFGGIDGASRGEGMFVSIRGLNAEFNVNMINGVTVAQGMPYSRQVQLSLLPPSGLHTIVLNKTSTADMDGDAIGGTVDFRTPSAFDYREDFSGSITASGRVESRARDYGDQGLGGGLSAELARKFGPEQSFGVYASAFYDKRNFANSEMAGVMAAQNDGGWSYLVRNAAGVSYPGLDPEKNVTQTGVNFGVSNGYTERWGGNFTLNWRPDATLEAYLRGSYAYAKTQQNSTLSQFVSTSKSYKEAVAGSGRYALSVDQISTRVWYETNPEEADLATLQAGLDKTLGAWTLSPQVFFSEGNNDRPNHIEASVRINQSDKYNNGSNRPLGGLSIGYADNLPYPLFTSTIYDDLNNANTALLARRAGQLTEQYSGQQKYGFKFDAKRVFEGGALQWVKLGGKYVDSHRRVTNRDWTNDHFANLIGQGGLTWQSLGIATSYYDAVFPGKYTWRAPKVNQDKLLEYFYKYKTAASFDTCGSNEVNNYNCNTQKGDEAVASVYAVADYQFGDVEVSPGIRYEHTKIDNLYWAIPTTSTGQQTGAWATSSTEYNEVLPSVFVTWRPSDAAVYRGSVWTSYTRPAFIQLAGGERRSISDDGSVSITRGNPDLKPIKAINFDLSGEWSNTKGGYAMIGGFYKRLSDYMYDNGSSSVNTDTYAEGKTTISQPNNGGDGDVYGVELQLRQKFSDLPGLLSGLGAGFNVTRQWTSVDLGDGVDNRIQNAPDWLANAQLFYQKGGFSFDVMYRYTGAYVAGYDVLDQPGEWDNLWVRPMRRVDLHVGYAFDNGFKLDLSVSNLLKNYSYWSHIGKNSLALSDVVDSGRTTLLTLKKSF
- a CDS encoding histidine-type phosphatase, whose translation is MLGLRSRHLTAQALLTCAVLACASSGQAASPRVERVVMIMRHGVRAPIVGEAPLDTKTGAPWPTWPVPPEHLTTRGAKALEILGRSDRRWLAGLGVLPARGCPAEGKVRIWTNTAQRTIASGEAFGRGLTPGCGTPVGHRPQGDVDPLFEPLRAGVAPFDPTAAIASIQAYTGGVDRLAARLKPALDELDRVLDCGPAKACSPRRVSGVTPSADGRGIDLTGPLRDASGTAQVLLLQYVEGLSPGPKSWRAVKPSALKRLGALHAALFDVFTRPPYMTARQAGPLSHRVLEVFDEPGAGVDVFMGHDTNVTAMAAALGVPLDAPSYATGDVPPGGALIFMSLVDDTGNRSVRVYYQTQSPKTLRRLGARVSRPAIAVPGHERDSIPLEEFRRRLAAGAPSMMPIK
- a CDS encoding DUF2939 domain-containing protein; the protein is MRHGGKFVAATIALAVLIAIGAYFASPYVALVGLVNALRAGDKDGLEERVDFPAVREHLKAEITASFVAKFQSDPELQSNPFAGLGLALVPMMADKAVDALVTPEGLTRLLAPEKEADRGPVFGLPKDAGYMTLDRFRVSAPAGHDKASKINLILRRKGLFHWTVTRIELPKDVLSTEEGATPSAAPASEPPQPAEPQVAQSPEPEPEVPVAASVATSSNAVEGAPPPVAALIRRWYAQNDRCRGGSGDDPSTALACDDRETIAGKIDELGWCYGENPARQTAWARCNGR
- a CDS encoding OsmC family protein; translated protein: MLEYRVTARRVDQHGSVAEAKAAEVVLDTDLAGRQDAFNPAELFLAAIAACMIKGIERVTPMLDFDLRGVEVRLHAVRQDSPPLIVSVDYVLIVDTDESDQRLELLHKNVRKYGTISNTVALATKLEGVIQARR
- the arsC gene encoding arsenate reductase (glutaredoxin) (This arsenate reductase requires both glutathione and glutaredoxin to convert arsenate to arsenite, after which the efflux transporter formed by ArsA and ArsB can extrude the arsenite from the cell, providing resistance.); the encoded protein is MSDSDFPVVIYHNPNCGTSRNVLAMIRAAGYEPKVIEYLRTGWTHDQLQDLAKEAGLSFHQLMRTRGTPAEELGLTAEGVSEAKILEAMIAHPILVNRPLVVTPRGVKLCRPSEVVFDLLDRHPDSFTKEDGEVVDLSARP
- the arsB gene encoding ACR3 family arsenite efflux transporter, translated to MSIFERYLTVWVGLCIVAGVALGHVFAPVFHLIAAAEIAKVNLPMAALIWLMIIPMLIKVDFAALGQVARHWRGISVTLLINWLVKPFGMALLGWIFISQLFRPYLPADQIDSYIAGLILLAAAPCTAMVFVWSNLTKGEPNFTLSQVALNDSIMVVAFAPIVGLLLGLSAITVPWSTLTLSVGLYIIVPVLAAQLIRKALLAKGEAALSRFMAVMQPLSIVALLATLVMLFGFQGEQILKQPLVIALLAVPILIQVYVNSGLAYLLNRLSGEAHCVAGPSALIGASNFFELAVAAAISLFGFQSGAALATVVGVLIEVPVMLSIVAIVNASKPWYERGQAVRKVAAARGDTPFKA